A single window of Agromyces aureus DNA harbors:
- a CDS encoding shikimate dehydrogenase gives MNDGRTRLAVLGKPIAHSKSPGLHRAAYRRLGLEWEYDRIEIDGAEVGEFVTSRDDAWRGLSLTMPLKYDVIPVLDEVDEIARITGAANTVLFDGRRRLGFNTDVGGIVRSLGEAGVDHARTAIVIGGGATAASALVALAELGVAHVRLLLRRPEAGAALLELGRSVGVRVTSEHLVELADADPVDVVVSTLPGGTDAGVAASGALIGGALLLDVAYAPWPTPLASQWIDADGRVIDGSGMLLHQALLQVRVFVGGDPTVPLPDEHDVLAVMRESL, from the coding sequence GTGAATGACGGGCGCACCCGCCTGGCCGTTCTCGGCAAGCCGATCGCGCACTCGAAGAGCCCCGGCCTGCACCGGGCCGCGTACCGCAGGCTCGGGCTCGAGTGGGAGTACGACCGCATCGAGATCGACGGAGCCGAGGTCGGCGAGTTCGTCACGAGCCGCGACGATGCGTGGCGCGGCCTCTCGCTCACGATGCCGCTGAAGTACGACGTCATTCCGGTGCTCGACGAGGTCGACGAGATCGCCCGCATCACGGGCGCCGCGAACACGGTGCTCTTCGACGGCAGGCGCCGCCTCGGATTCAACACGGACGTCGGCGGCATCGTCCGCTCGCTCGGCGAAGCCGGCGTCGACCACGCGCGCACGGCGATCGTGATCGGCGGAGGCGCGACCGCGGCATCCGCGCTGGTCGCCCTCGCCGAGCTCGGAGTCGCCCACGTGCGCCTGCTGCTGCGTCGGCCAGAGGCAGGGGCCGCACTCCTGGAGCTCGGCCGCTCGGTCGGCGTACGCGTCACGTCGGAGCACCTCGTCGAACTGGCGGATGCCGACCCCGTCGACGTCGTGGTGAGCACCCTGCCCGGCGGAACCGACGCCGGCGTCGCGGCATCCGGAGCCCTCATCGGGGGAGCGCTGCTGCTCGACGTCGCCTACGCGCCGTGGCCGACGCCGCTCGCGTCGCAGTGGATCGACGCCGACGGCCGCGTCATCGACGGCAGCGGCATGCTGCTTCACCAGGCGCTGCTGCAGGTGCGCGTCTTCGTCGGCGGAGATCCCACCGTGCCGTTGCCCGACGAGCACGACGTGCTCGCCGTCATGCGCGAATCCCTCTGA
- the aroC gene encoding chorismate synthase — protein MLRWLTAGESHGPELVAILEGLPAGIPVSLDDIRADLARRKLGYGRGARMKFEQDELAISGGVRHGLSLGSPIALRVGNTEWPKWQEVMSPEPIDPARLGRGRGAALTRPRPGHADLVGMQKYDFDEARPVLERASARETAARVALGAIARSFLSELGIELVAHTIAIGPVRVPEGRPLPLPRDVDALDGDPLRCFDVETSALMVAEVDSAHKDGDTLGGVVEVLAYGVPPGLGSHVHWDRRLDSQLAAALMGIQAIKGVEVGDGFETTRRRGSAAHDELHLSDGRIVRASDRAGGTEGGMSTGTVLRVRAGMKPIATIPHALPTVDVATGEAAAAHHQRSDVCAVPAAGVVAEAMVALTLANAVLEKFGGDSVGETRRNLESYLAAIPDALRTEVVSADAAPIRG, from the coding sequence ATGCTTCGTTGGCTCACAGCCGGAGAATCGCACGGCCCCGAGCTCGTCGCGATCCTCGAGGGTCTTCCCGCCGGTATCCCCGTTTCGCTCGATGACATCCGTGCCGACCTGGCGCGCCGCAAGCTCGGCTACGGCCGTGGCGCGCGCATGAAGTTCGAGCAGGACGAGCTCGCGATCTCGGGCGGTGTGCGCCACGGGCTCAGTCTCGGCAGCCCGATCGCGCTTCGCGTGGGGAACACCGAGTGGCCGAAGTGGCAGGAGGTCATGAGCCCCGAGCCCATCGACCCCGCGCGCCTCGGCCGCGGTCGCGGCGCCGCGCTCACCCGCCCCCGACCCGGTCACGCCGACCTCGTCGGCATGCAGAAGTACGACTTCGACGAGGCGCGTCCGGTGCTCGAGCGCGCCAGCGCCCGCGAGACGGCGGCCAGGGTCGCGCTCGGCGCGATCGCCCGCAGCTTCCTCTCGGAACTCGGCATCGAGCTCGTCGCGCACACCATCGCCATCGGCCCCGTGCGGGTGCCCGAAGGCCGGCCGCTGCCGCTGCCCCGCGACGTCGACGCGCTCGACGGCGACCCGCTGCGCTGCTTCGACGTCGAGACGTCGGCGCTCATGGTCGCCGAGGTCGATTCGGCGCACAAGGACGGCGACACGCTCGGCGGCGTCGTCGAGGTGCTGGCGTACGGCGTGCCGCCCGGCCTCGGCTCGCACGTGCACTGGGATCGCCGTCTCGACTCGCAGCTCGCCGCCGCGCTCATGGGCATCCAGGCGATCAAGGGCGTCGAGGTCGGCGACGGCTTCGAGACCACCCGGCGCCGCGGCTCGGCCGCGCACGACGAACTCCACCTGTCCGACGGCCGCATCGTGCGCGCCAGCGACCGCGCGGGCGGCACCGAGGGCGGCATGTCCACGGGTACCGTGCTGCGCGTGCGCGCGGGCATGAAGCCGATCGCGACGATCCCGCACGCACTGCCGACCGTCGACGTCGCGACCGGCGAGGCCGCGGCCGCGCACCACCAGCGATCGGATGTCTGCGCGGTCCCCGCGGCCGGCGTCGTCGCCGAGGCCATGGTCGCGCTCACGCTCGCGAACGCCGTGCTCGAGAAGTTCGGCGGCGACTCCGTCGGCGAGACGCGCCGCAACCTCGAGTCGTACCTCGCGGCGATCCCCGATGCGCTCCGCACGGAGGTCGTCTCGGCGGATGCCGCTCCGATCCGTGGCTGA
- a CDS encoding shikimate kinase: MADVGAHALQLPLVLIGPMGAGKSRVGGRLATSVGVPFIDTDTRIEQRHGPIDAIFARDGEAAFRALERDVVAEALTEPAVVSLGGGAVLHPDTRADLEEAAVVWLTVTPEAVAVRLVGGNRPLLAGGGIERWKAIQVEREPVYASLADLEIDTSRRSVARIVEQITERFGGTR, encoded by the coding sequence GTGGCTGACGTCGGGGCGCACGCCCTGCAGCTCCCGCTCGTGCTCATCGGCCCGATGGGCGCGGGCAAGTCACGCGTGGGAGGCCGACTCGCGACATCCGTCGGCGTGCCGTTCATCGACACCGACACGCGCATCGAGCAGCGGCACGGCCCGATCGACGCGATCTTCGCGCGCGACGGCGAAGCCGCCTTCCGTGCCCTCGAACGCGACGTCGTGGCCGAGGCGCTCACCGAGCCGGCCGTGGTCTCGCTCGGCGGCGGTGCGGTGCTGCACCCCGACACCAGGGCCGATCTCGAGGAGGCCGCCGTCGTCTGGCTGACGGTGACGCCCGAGGCGGTCGCCGTCAGACTCGTCGGCGGCAACCGGCCCCTGCTCGCGGGCGGCGGCATCGAACGCTGGAAGGCCATCCAGGTCGAGCGGGAGCCGGTCTACGCCTCGCTCGCCGACCTCGAGATCGACACGTCGCGCCGCTCGGTCGCACGTATCGTCGAACAGATCACCGAGCGCTTCGGAGGAACACGATGA
- the aroB gene encoding 3-dehydroquinate synthase — protein sequence MTAAESSTSIRVGGEGGYDVVIGNGVLADLGEALGPAVRKVLVVHPATLGARAAALREALSDRFEVLLAEIPDAEAGKRIEVAAFCWQVLGQADFTRTDAVVGIGGGAVTDLAGFVAATWLRGVRVVQVPTTVLGMVDAAVGGKTGINTNEGKNLVGAFHPPAAVLCDLDLLDTLPRNEILAGFAEIVKAGFIRYPEILDTIEADPDATTDPTTPQFRRVVELAIQMKADVVSEDLTEQGLREILNYGHTLGHAVEHAERYQWRHGAAISVGMAFAAELGRLSGRLSDEVADRHRSILELLGLPTSYPAGRWPTLLATMQRDKKSRGGQLRFIVLDDLAKPTVMQAPDQSLLFAAYQEIGS from the coding sequence ATGACCGCAGCCGAGTCCAGCACGAGCATTCGCGTCGGGGGAGAGGGCGGCTACGACGTCGTCATCGGCAACGGCGTGCTCGCCGACCTCGGCGAGGCGCTCGGCCCGGCCGTCAGGAAGGTGCTCGTCGTGCACCCGGCGACGCTCGGCGCACGTGCCGCAGCGCTGCGGGAGGCGCTCTCCGATCGCTTCGAGGTGCTCCTCGCCGAGATCCCCGACGCCGAGGCCGGCAAGCGCATCGAGGTCGCCGCGTTCTGCTGGCAGGTGCTCGGGCAGGCCGACTTCACGCGAACCGACGCGGTCGTGGGCATCGGCGGCGGAGCGGTCACCGATCTCGCCGGATTCGTGGCGGCGACGTGGCTGCGGGGCGTTCGCGTCGTGCAGGTGCCGACGACGGTGCTCGGCATGGTCGACGCGGCCGTGGGCGGCAAGACCGGCATCAACACGAACGAGGGCAAGAACCTCGTCGGCGCGTTCCACCCGCCGGCCGCGGTGCTCTGCGACCTCGACCTGCTCGACACCCTGCCGCGCAACGAGATCCTCGCGGGCTTCGCCGAGATCGTGAAGGCGGGCTTCATCCGCTACCCCGAGATCCTCGACACGATCGAGGCCGACCCCGACGCGACGACCGACCCGACGACGCCGCAGTTCCGCCGGGTCGTCGAGCTCGCGATCCAGATGAAGGCCGACGTCGTCTCCGAAGACCTCACCGAGCAGGGGCTCCGAGAGATCCTGAACTACGGGCACACGCTCGGTCACGCGGTCGAGCACGCCGAGCGCTATCAGTGGCGTCACGGTGCGGCGATCTCGGTGGGCATGGCGTTCGCGGCCGAGCTCGGCCGTCTTTCGGGCCGGCTCTCCGACGAGGTCGCCGACCGGCACCGCAGCATCCTCGAACTGCTCGGCCTGCCCACGAGCTACCCGGCGGGCCGGTGGCCGACCCTGCTCGCCACGATGCAGCGCGACAAGAAGTCCCGCGGCGGCCAGCTGCGGTTCATCGTGCTCGACGACCTCGCCAAGCCCACCGTCATGCAGGCGCCCGACCAGTCGCTCCTGTTCGCCGCCTATCAGGAGATCGGTTCCTGA
- the aroQ gene encoding type II 3-dehydroquinate dehydratase, with amino-acid sequence MTTILVLNGPNLGRLGTREPEVYGSETLADIGAQLAASVPDGVEIDLRQSDDEAELIGWIHEAVDRKLPVVMNPAAFTHYSYALRDAAAQLKQAGVPLVEVHLSNPHARETFRHTSVISGVASGVIAGFGADSYRLAVDAVLRSLG; translated from the coding sequence ATGACGACGATCCTCGTACTGAACGGTCCGAACCTCGGCCGGCTCGGCACCCGCGAGCCCGAGGTGTACGGCAGCGAGACGCTCGCGGACATCGGAGCGCAGCTCGCGGCATCCGTTCCCGACGGGGTCGAGATCGACCTGCGCCAGTCCGACGACGAGGCCGAGCTCATCGGGTGGATCCACGAGGCCGTCGACCGCAAGCTGCCGGTCGTGATGAACCCCGCGGCGTTCACGCACTACAGCTACGCACTCCGGGATGCCGCAGCGCAGCTGAAGCAGGCGGGCGTGCCGCTCGTCGAGGTGCACCTCTCGAACCCGCACGCCCGCGAGACGTTCCGGCACACGAGCGTCATCTCGGGCGTGGCGAGCGGCGTGATCGCCGGTTTCGGAGCGGACTCGTACCGCCTCGCCGTCGACGCCGTTCTGCGTTCGCTGGGGTGA
- the efp gene encoding elongation factor P, with product MASTADIKNGVVLSIDGQLWSVIEFQHVKPGKGGAFVRTKLKNVVSGKVVDRTYNAGAKIEIENVDRRDFSYLYADGDGFVFMDTSDYDQITVPGTVVGDAANFMLENQAVTIALNNGNPLYVELPASVVLEITYTEPGLQGDRSTGGTKPATVQTGYEIQVPLFLETGTKVKVDTRDGSYLGRVND from the coding sequence ATGGCAAGCACCGCTGACATCAAGAACGGCGTCGTCCTCTCCATCGACGGGCAGCTCTGGAGCGTCATCGAGTTCCAGCACGTCAAGCCCGGCAAGGGTGGCGCGTTCGTCCGCACCAAGCTGAAGAACGTCGTCTCGGGCAAGGTCGTCGACCGCACGTACAACGCCGGCGCGAAGATCGAGATCGAGAACGTCGACCGCCGGGACTTCAGCTACCTGTACGCCGACGGCGACGGCTTCGTGTTCATGGACACGTCCGACTACGACCAGATCACGGTGCCCGGCACGGTCGTCGGCGACGCCGCGAACTTCATGCTCGAGAACCAGGCCGTGACGATCGCCCTGAACAACGGCAACCCGCTCTACGTCGAGCTGCCGGCATCCGTCGTGCTCGAGATCACCTACACCGAGCCGGGCCTGCAGGGCGACCGCTCGACCGGCGGCACGAAGCCCGCGACCGTCCAGACGGGCTACGAGATCCAGGTCCCGCTGTTCCTCGAGACCGGCACGAAGGTCAAGGTCGACACCCGCGACGGCTCCTACCTCGGGCGCGTGAACGACTAG
- the nusB gene encoding transcription antitermination factor NusB, with the protein MSARTKARKRALDLLYSADMRQVPVEQLLVTEAERAAGEPERQKSWLYAREIVDGVVDHREEIDELITTHSRGWTLERMPAVDRALLRIGAWEILYNDSVPDPVAISEAVEAATVLSTDDSAGFVNGLLAAISHSKA; encoded by the coding sequence GTGAGTGCCCGCACGAAGGCGCGCAAGCGCGCCCTCGACCTGCTCTACTCCGCGGACATGCGGCAGGTTCCGGTCGAGCAGCTGCTCGTGACCGAAGCCGAGCGTGCCGCCGGCGAACCCGAACGGCAGAAGTCGTGGCTCTACGCGCGCGAGATCGTCGACGGCGTCGTCGATCACCGCGAGGAGATCGACGAACTCATCACGACGCACTCCCGGGGCTGGACCCTCGAGCGCATGCCCGCCGTCGACCGCGCCCTGCTGCGCATCGGCGCCTGGGAGATCCTCTACAACGACAGCGTGCCCGACCCCGTGGCGATCTCCGAGGCGGTCGAGGCGGCAACCGTGCTGTCGACCGACGACTCGGCCGGGTTCGTCAACGGCCTGCTCGCGGCCATCTCGCACTCCAAGGCCTGA
- a CDS encoding DoxX family membrane protein — protein sequence MSTTAIGSGRTSTAAGLDSILDQANRAQAVLQRFFAKAGVPTLRIALGLVFLGFGALKFLPGVSPVEELVVATWGALSFGLVGPQLAMALTALMEVAVGLALVTGVFLRIGLLVLAATFVGIFSPLVFFAGDLFTTAGPTLTAQYVLKDVVLVGAAMVVAARALQRPIGRV from the coding sequence ATGTCCACCACCGCCATCGGAAGCGGCCGCACCTCCACGGCGGCCGGTCTCGATTCGATCCTCGACCAGGCGAACCGCGCGCAGGCCGTCCTGCAGCGCTTCTTCGCCAAGGCCGGCGTCCCGACGCTCCGCATCGCCCTCGGCCTCGTCTTCCTCGGCTTCGGCGCGCTCAAGTTCCTGCCGGGCGTCAGCCCCGTCGAGGAACTCGTCGTCGCCACCTGGGGTGCGCTGAGCTTCGGCCTCGTCGGCCCGCAGCTCGCCATGGCGCTCACCGCCTTGATGGAGGTCGCCGTCGGGCTCGCGCTCGTGACCGGCGTGTTCCTCCGCATCGGGCTCCTCGTGCTCGCTGCGACGTTCGTCGGCATCTTCTCGCCGCTCGTGTTCTTCGCGGGCGACCTGTTCACGACCGCGGGCCCGACGCTCACCGCGCAGTACGTCCTGAAGGACGTCGTGCTGGTCGGAGCCGCCATGGTCGTGGCCGCCAGGGCGCTGCAGCGACCGATCGGTCGTGTGTGA
- a CDS encoding MFS transporter, whose translation MPDSAPPAPADADASTAPTSGTRRRFVDLAPLRASPAFARLWIGGVISGVGAQLTVLAVGLQVYEITQSTLAVGLVGGIALVPMIVAGLWGGVLADVFDRRRVLITSATVTWAATAGLLILSAADVAVRASGGRVEVWPFYALTTVITVAGTVSGSAHMAVTPRILPPELVSRAAALSGIGAGVQLTLGPALGGVLVATVGFPITFGVDLVLFAFGFLGIFMLPRIAPEGEPRRASIRTLLDGLAFLKQAPNIRAGFVIDLIAMTFGRPYALLPAVGAVAIGGGPVTVGILTAAFAVGTFTTSLLSGPVAHVHRYGVAIGRSVMVYGACIAGFGAVLAVTLLQGGAAPAFTDVNPVALVAAAVLLVGAGASDEVSAIFRSTMLMTAVPDEMLGRMQGVFVVVVAGGPRLGDLWVGVLATSLALWFPPLAGGLLIVALVAVLLRLQPGFRGYDASDPRP comes from the coding sequence GTGCCCGATTCCGCTCCGCCCGCTCCTGCCGACGCGGACGCGTCGACCGCCCCGACGTCGGGAACCCGGCGCAGGTTCGTCGACCTCGCGCCGCTGAGGGCCTCGCCCGCCTTCGCACGCCTGTGGATCGGCGGCGTCATCTCGGGCGTCGGTGCGCAGTTGACGGTGCTCGCGGTCGGGCTGCAGGTGTACGAGATCACGCAGTCGACGCTCGCCGTCGGCCTCGTCGGAGGCATCGCGCTCGTACCGATGATCGTCGCCGGCCTCTGGGGCGGGGTCCTCGCCGACGTCTTCGACCGCCGACGCGTGCTCATCACGAGCGCCACCGTGACCTGGGCCGCCACCGCGGGGCTCCTCATCCTCTCCGCAGCGGATGTCGCGGTGAGGGCGTCGGGCGGCCGGGTCGAGGTGTGGCCGTTCTATGCCCTCACGACCGTCATCACGGTCGCCGGCACGGTCTCAGGGAGCGCGCACATGGCCGTGACGCCGCGAATCCTGCCCCCGGAGCTCGTGTCGCGCGCCGCGGCGCTCTCGGGGATCGGCGCGGGTGTGCAGCTCACGCTCGGTCCCGCACTGGGCGGCGTGCTCGTCGCGACGGTCGGATTCCCGATCACCTTCGGCGTCGACCTGGTGCTCTTCGCATTCGGGTTCCTCGGGATCTTCATGCTGCCGCGCATCGCGCCGGAGGGCGAGCCCCGACGGGCCTCGATCCGCACGCTCCTCGACGGTCTCGCATTCCTGAAGCAGGCACCGAACATCCGCGCCGGCTTCGTGATCGACCTCATCGCGATGACGTTCGGTCGGCCGTACGCCCTGCTCCCTGCGGTCGGCGCGGTCGCGATCGGCGGCGGCCCGGTGACGGTCGGAATCCTGACGGCGGCGTTCGCGGTGGGCACGTTCACGACGAGCCTCTTGAGCGGTCCGGTCGCGCACGTGCACCGATACGGCGTCGCGATCGGCCGGTCGGTCATGGTCTACGGCGCGTGCATCGCCGGCTTCGGGGCTGTCCTGGCCGTCACGCTCCTCCAGGGAGGCGCGGCGCCGGCCTTCACGGACGTGAATCCCGTCGCCCTCGTGGCGGCGGCGGTCCTGCTGGTCGGCGCCGGCGCATCCGACGAGGTGAGCGCCATCTTCCGGAGCACCATGCTCATGACGGCCGTGCCCGACGAGATGCTCGGCCGGATGCAGGGCGTGTTCGTCGTGGTGGTCGCGGGCGGGCCACGTCTCGGCGATCTCTGGGTCGGCGTGCTCGCGACGTCGCTCGCGCTCTGGTTCCCGCCGCTCGCGGGAGGCCTGCTGATCGTGGCGCTCGTCGCGGTCCTGCTCCGGCTCCAGCCGGGGTTCCGCGGGTACGACGCATCCGACCCCCGGCCCTGA
- the pyrR gene encoding bifunctional pyr operon transcriptional regulator/uracil phosphoribosyltransferase PyrR — protein sequence MMARTVLNHADISRALTRIAHEILESNRGATDLVILGIPTRGTVLARRIAELIQRIEPSAPVQLAGSLDVTMYRDDLSRSRIRMPSPTELPPGGIDGKTVVLVDDVLYSGRTIRSAFDALSDLGRARAVRLAVLVDRGHRDFPIRADFVGKNLPSAASERINVRLTEVDGGDDHVTIEGGAE from the coding sequence CTGATGGCGCGCACAGTGCTCAATCACGCTGACATATCGCGGGCGTTGACCCGCATCGCGCACGAGATCCTCGAGTCCAATCGCGGCGCGACCGATCTCGTCATCCTCGGCATCCCGACGCGTGGCACCGTACTGGCCCGTCGCATCGCCGAACTGATCCAGCGCATCGAGCCGTCTGCTCCGGTGCAGCTCGCCGGATCGCTCGACGTGACCATGTATCGCGACGACCTCTCCCGCAGCCGCATCCGCATGCCGTCGCCCACCGAACTGCCGCCCGGCGGCATCGACGGCAAGACCGTCGTGCTCGTCGACGACGTGCTCTACTCCGGCCGCACCATCCGCTCGGCCTTCGACGCCCTGAGCGACCTCGGTCGGGCGCGCGCCGTGCGACTCGCCGTGCTCGTCGACCGCGGCCACCGCGACTTCCCCATCCGCGCCGACTTCGTCGGCAAGAACCTGCCGAGCGCCGCGAGCGAGCGCATCAACGTGCGGCTCACCGAGGTCGACGGCGGCGACGACCACGTCACGATCGAGGGAGGCGCCGAATGA